A portion of the Phaeodactylum tricornutum CCAP 1055/1 chromosome 7, whole genome shotgun sequence genome contains these proteins:
- a CDS encoding predicted protein, with protein MTSALQNLTIFYLLPFGYYVLADDNPVTGAIRSESKEYIGCPWWVFDFLVESVVCLLLAVTATAVFRSAAMNRVATHLSPRVHSVGRAVAPKAWCPPTVLWSGRVVTATSPPFGNGQESIIMEQPAAVVVNSEGLIADILTNVTEAEACRLSQSENCEFVNLGPSMVLSPGMIDVHCHISELGRDWEGYHTATRAAAAGGITTLVGMPLNSIPSTTTVDALEQEIEAALDTTLLADVANLKNDAFELKALLSAGVFGLKAFLSPLPPNAGYESVSPAQLAEAAKICGTYDRPILVHAELMSLDVCQERLEDAYRGQSLKSYKAHVQSRPPQWEQNAVQVVCDQTMHCKMHIVHLSEASCLEIIAATKKHLEKFAKEQNISVETCSHYLLFDCDSIPDGETRLKCFPPIRNKANRELLWNTGIRGGLISMVTSDHSPCPSKMRNLDTLNVKDAWAGLTSLQYQLPATWTASQMRGLDYSLVDMARWWSLSPSTLPTGMSDIKGKIAIGHQADFVAWDPQYTGPPNGNSTEYHRWKDSYLGTMSLRGRVIVKLPFATTLLLNQRQGSKILLG; from the exons ATGACATCCGCTCTACAGAATCTGACCATCTTTTACC TCCTCCCGTTTGGGTACTATGTGCTTGCGGATGACAATCCAGTGACTGGGGCAATTCGAAGCGAATCGAAAGAGTATATTGGTTGTCCCTGGTGGGTTTTTGATTTCCTCGTTGAATCGGTGGTGTGCCTTCTATTGGCGGTGACTGCGACGGCAGTCTTCAGAAGCGCTGCTATGAATCGCGTCGCAACCCATCTCTCACCTCGCGTACATTCCGTGGGACGTGCAGTAGCTCCAAAAGCGTGGTGTCCCCCCACAGTTTTATGGAGTGGACGAGTGGTTACTGCTACGTCACCACCATTCGGAAACGGTCAGGAATCAATCATCATGGAACAGCCTGCCGCCGTTGTCGTCAATTCAGAAGGCTTGATTGCAGACATTCTCACAAACGTTACAGAGGCGGAAGCTTGCCGACTTTCTCAGTCTGAGAACTGCGAATTTGTCAATCTGGGTCCATCCATGGTTTTGTCACCCGGTATGATCGACGTCCATTGTCATATTAGCGAACTCGGTCGGGATTGGGAAGGATATCACACGGCCACCCGAGCAGCTGCTGCCGGAGGAATCACCACTCTAGTGGGAATGCCTTTGAATTCTATACCATCAACTACGACTGTGGATGCTTTGGAGCAGGAAATTGAAGCTGCACTCGATACGACTCTACTGGCGGACGTTGC CAATCTGAAAAATGATGCGTTCGAGCTCAAGGCCCTCTTGAGCGCAGGAGTCTTCGGGCTCAAGGCCTTTTTGTCTCCCCTTCCACCGAATGCTGGCTACGAGTCGGTATCGCCTGCGCAGCTTGCTGAAGCGGCCAAGATATGCGGCACATACGATCGACCTATTTTGGTACACGCGGAGCTCATGTCCCTGGACGTTTGCCAAGAACGTTTAGAGGATGCGTACCGTGGGCAATCTCTAAAATCCTATAAAGcacatgttcagtcgcgtCCACCCCAGTGGGAACAAAATGCCGTGCAGGTTGTTTGTGATCAGACCATGCATTGCAAAATGCATATTGTCCATTTGAGCGAAGCATCTTGTCTGGAAATCATTGCTGCAACGAAGAAGCACCTTgagaaattcgcaaaggaGCAAAATATTTCTGTGGAAACTTGCTCGCATTACCTActgtttgactgtgacagcaTTCCTGACGGTGAAACGCGTCTCAAGTGTTTTCCACCAATTCGAAACAAAGCCAATCGCGAGTTGTTGTGGAACACTGGCATTCGTGGCGGCTTGATATCCATGGTGACATCCGACCATAGTCCATGTCCGTCGAAGATGCGCAACCTGGACACATTGAACGTAAAAGATGCCTGGGCTGGGCTGACTTCTCTACAATATCAGTTGCCGGCTACTTGGACTGCCTCTCAAATGCGAGGGCTCGACTATTCCTTGGTCGACATGGCACGGTGGTGGTCGCTTAGCCCTTCCACATTGCCGACGGGAATGAGCGATATAAAGGGAAAAATTGCGATCGGTCATCAAGCGGACTTCGTGGCTTGGGACCCCCAGTACACTGGGCCGCCCAACGGCAACAGCACAGAATACCATCGATGGAAGGATAGCTACTTGGGCACAATGTCTTTGCGGGGTAGAGTCATTG TCAAGCTTCCTTTTGCTACTACCCTGCTCCTCAATCAGCGTCAGGGAAGCAAGATCCTCCTCGGCTAG
- a CDS encoding predicted protein, giving the protein MKVYTIYSILISTACALVEAQQNAGVVGSFLPVNRTACNVGACSAVDSMRSVVTAVNTSFFGRQEFCLCPFRFEKSTDACTGLEVFETSVIAEGRVVRVSCAVEDNNACVMGCGNSVFEVDRGARLILDDISFTGGSIYPRVLINSGANLTGNNLRFFDTLSWAPASRARGLQVFNSSGANLTGNNLRFFDTLSWAPASRARGLQVFNSSLRDYQGLPPRSLQLASGSGAGILSSGILSLYNTTFENCRATKTGGGLYTAGLTQLTGVQFLDNTAPKGGAFYVGGTGTVTVRDSVVVDPFQSDLMDLGSNRNSVES; this is encoded by the exons ATGAAGGTGTACACGATTTActccattttgatatcaacAGCATGTGCTCTAGTCGAAGCGCAGCAAAATGCTGGTGTCGTCGGTTCTTTTCTGCCGGTCAACCGCACTGCTTGCAATGTCGGAGCGTGCTCCGCAGTCGACAGTATGCGAAGCGTGGTCACAGCCGTCAATACATCTTTTTTCGGTCGACAGGAGTTTTGCTTGTGCCCTTTTCGCTTCGAAAAATCCACCGATGCTTGCACCGGTCTTGAAGTTTTCGAAACTTCTGTCATTGCGGAAGGACGAGTCGTACGGGTATCATGTGCGGTGGAAGACAACAATGCTTGTGTTATGGGGTGCGGCAACTCGGTTTTTGAAGTAGACCGAGGCGCAAGGCTTATCTTGGACGACATTAGCTTCACTGGCGGCTCCATCTACCCCCGCGTACTCATCAACAGTGGCGCAAACCTGACCGGAAACAACTTGCGCTTTTTTGA TACATTGAGTTGGGCCCCAGCGAGCCGTGCTCGCGGCTTACAAGTCTTCAACAGTAGTGGCGCAAACCTGACCGGAAACAACTTGCGCTTTTTTGA TACATTGAGTTGGGCCCCAGCGAGCCGTGCTCGCGGCTTACAAGTCTTCAACAGTAGCCTGCGCGACTACCAAGGACTTCCGCCACGGTCACTGCAGCTAGCCAGCGGCAGTGGTGCTGGTATCCTAAGTTCTGGTATCCTAAGCTTGTACAATACGACGTTTGAGAATTGTAGAGCCACTAAGACAGGCGGTGGCCTCTATACTGCTGGTCTAACACAGCTCACCGGGGTGCAGTTTCTGGACAACACTGCGCCCAAGGGCGGTGCCTTCTACGTTGGTGGTACCGGCACTGTCACTGTGCGTGATAGCGTCGTTGTGGATCCTTTTCAATCGGACTTAATGGATCTTGGCAGCAACAGGAACTCTGTCGAA TCGTAG
- a CDS encoding predicted protein — translation MQLRCFAVALVAAIVQAQIPSDMPSDVPSGTPIQAPVEGGATSSMPSTMPAASNLCFICGEGRVVGNPDGVISGGDQTATCGEASMAGLSGMIPAFQCPLVQGIAPGLCDCREAGSPTAAPVFTTEGTPSASPVEVTSNATIRNTVLAIGSTIVAWMACWG, via the coding sequence ATGCAGCTTCGATGTTTTGCCGTAGCGTTGGTCGCCGCTATTGTCCAGGCTCAGATACCTAGCGACATGCCCAGTGATGTCCCTTCGGGCACTCCCATTCAAGCTCCGGTTGAAGGTGGGGCTACCTCCAGTATGCCTTCGACAATGCCAGCTGCTTCGAATTTGTGCTTCATCTGTGGTGAAGGCCGTGTTGTCGGAAACCCTGATGGTGTCATTAGTGGTGGCGACCAAACTGCTACGTGCGGTGAAGCGAGTATGGCCGGTCTATCTGGAATGATCCCTGCCTTTCAATGCCCGTTGGTTCAGGGCATAGCTCCCGGTTTGTGTGACTGCCGCGAAGCTGGAAGTCCGACTGCTGCTCCTGTTTTTACGACGGAAGGGACCCCTTCGGCGAGCCCGGTGGAAGTGACATCTAACGCCACTATCCGTAACACGGTCCTTGCGATCGGGAGCACAATTGTCGCTTGGATGGCCTGTTGGGGCTAG
- a CDS encoding predicted protein — MVLFQHRSQPSRPTLAVCVRDPSLTSVTSQDSEIDSTTPAHGTRRRHALVRWRSRREISTVASTAPHHPNLPRPHGPTLRPLERSRSLASIIKPASVRSLVQRPSPDRHAVYRELGMGPLRFAPAPDVPSTSLHDLTVPQRLVVRILWEQWRDRNPADVSAEWEHWCLCFARCSPGAANFDSRNAWKVMKHFDKRYVNLKAVTLESRLAAKTVVPVPGLRTHQGLDVVYVRPSRFHPKTDNVPAILDPLVYVLMNMTVTHESASTNGLCIVLNMEQWTMRHYTTDFLRRFWAVFQGFRAPVRVRQVLIVDPPSWFATIGRLMTSSMMTDDFAARVHRTPSAALGQYLADGYTQHLPDDMVGGSVPTADLVRDYLAFRKYVEAVEEVPPSTRPPLTRGFQSERRVRFEFPTFK, encoded by the coding sequence ATGGTACTCTTCCAACACCGGTCCCAACCTTCACGACCCACCCTGGCCGTGTGTGTTCGTGACCCTTCCCTCACTTCCGTTACCAGCCAGGATTCCGAGATTGACAGTACCACGCCGGCCCACGGTACGCGTCGCCGCCACGCACTCGTCCGCTGGCGGAGCCGTCGCGAGATCTCCACGGTCGCCTCCACTGCTCCCCACCACCCCAATCTACCCCGACCACACGGTCCCACACTCCGTCCTTTGGAACGTTCACGGTCACTCGCGAGCATCATCAAACCCGCTTCCGTCCGTTCCCTCGTACAACGTCCGTCTCCGGATCGTCACGCCGTATACCGGGAACTCGGGATGGGTCCCTTACGGTTTGCTCCCGCTCCCGACGTACCGTCCACGTCACTGCATGATCTCACCGTCCCGCAACGTCTCGTCGTGCGGATCTTGTGGGAACAGTGGCGGGACCGGAATCCTGCCGACGTATCGGCCGAATGGGAACACTGGTGTTTGTGCTTTGCCCGGTGCAGTCCGGGAGCAGCCAATTTTGATTCCCGGAACGCCTGGAAAGTCATGAAGCATTTCGATAAGCGTTACGTCAATCTCAAAGCCGTCACGCTGGAATCGCGGTTGGCCGCCAAGACCGTCGTTCCCGTTCCGGGCCTACGCACACACCAGGGTTTGGACGTTGTCTACGTACGCCCGTCACGCTTCCATCCCAAAACGGACAACGTCCCCGCGATTCTTGATCCTCTCGTGTACGTGCTCATGAACATGACCGTCACCCACGAATCCGCGTCGACCAACGGCCTTTGCATAGTCCTCAACATGGAACAGTGGACCATGCGGCATTATACGACCGATTTTCTCCGACGCTTTTGGGCCGTTTTTCAGGGCTTCAGGGCTCCCGTCCGGGTTCGTCAAGTCCTGATCGTCGACCCACCATCCTGGTTTGCGACTATTGGGAGACTCATGACGTCGTCCATGATGACTGACGACTTTGCCGCACGCGTACACCGGACGCCGTCCGCCGCGCTCGGCCAATACCTGGCTGACGGCTATACGCAACACTTGCCGGACGATATGGTGGGCGGCAGCGTTCCCACCGCCGACCTGGTACGGGACTATCTCGCGTTCCGCAAATACGTCGAAGCCGTTGAAGAAGTCCCACCGTCGACGCGGCCTCCGCTGACCCGTGGTTTCCAGTCGGAACGCCGCGTTCGCTTCGAATTTCCTACTTTCAAATAG
- a CDS encoding predicted protein, whose translation MNASMRNSGKQPQHQVEQQKLMLSREIAKTKADLERQRLEDEIKAMEAAIAKQQALAVESTRESTEPSAQPKKRLVRKVRRVPKKKAYDNPAADNTCSMTECPASTSSKTPSKPPSNASLKPLAESPVGLNEQLLQQIKTRSSTTKKASFSSSSTSPPSLGGPSESVTGMSPEEQLQNENRQMEAAIALQKMSDSLKSEPVKPSSPRRNGSPTSPVSIQNSLTNSTDLCPPASLPRLNLMSAITAAATSRENRLEETGGELQMKETEPEVEEQKRGAPQLSFALAELVSKKATDRESRLAAGGEHKMTKIKEKEQYKNEFSNICVDAAAMGRLTRLNEHTIEAVACEKTAEEAWKSSGLLAIQWRSNHMSVIHEAARTGAETRMPEKVVSNCPELEEDWDLETEKISARMQQLLELNGRVGEGQHKVDKLVLGRKEENEGGESMIVKPMVCYSNIEDVKLPKKRPPRIDPEKYKERLKKDMEEAVLKHRPLQSISHDVAEKAWERRMRLDRPGGMPKILEKCPCPYCVDPSPYQTYAYRVKHDKRIEEGYESVSSEEERRQKREERRLARRKTQPPPTAEPIDRENPDEQGRSGTTTSPDEVGGGSLPRKRKPRPKKTKSTESQATEGTSFIPPPSSKGPSAENPAIVKDGGCACVIL comes from the coding sequence ATGAACGCAAGTATGAGGAACTCGGGAAAGCAGCCCCAGCATCAAGTCGAACAGCAGAAGCTGATGTTGTCGCGAGAAATCGCGAAGACGAAAGCCGATTTGGAGCGCCAACGTCTGGAGGACGAAATTAAGGCCATGGAAGCGGCGATAGCGAAGCAGCAAGCATTGGCAGTAGAATCTACTAGGGAATCTACTGAGCCATCAGCGCAGCCGAAAAAAAGACTAGTGCGCAAAGTACGACGAGTTCCCAAAAAAAAGGCTTACGACAACCCGGCGGCTGATAACACCTGTTCGATGACGGAATGCCCGGCTTCAACTTCGTCTAAAACTCCGTCTAAACCTCCGTCCAACGCCTCTCTCAAGCCGCTTGCAGAATCTCCCGTCGGGTTAAATGAACAACTACTGCAGCAAATCAAAACGCGTTCATCGACTACGAAAaaggcttccttttcttcttccagtaCGTCTCCTCCATCGCTTGGAGGCCCTTCAGAATCGGTCACGGGTATGTCACCGGAGGAGCAATTGCAGAACGAAAATCGACAAATGGAAGCAGCAATTGCCTTGCAGAAGATGTCAGACTCCTTGAAGTCCGAGCCTGTCAAGCCATCGTCGCCTCGTCGGAACGGCAGCCCCACAAGTcctgtttccatccaaaattcTTTGACAAACAGCACAGACCTATGTCCACCAGCCTCCTTGCCGCGTTTGAATCTAATGTCCGCCATTACCGCCGCCGCTACCAGTCGGGAGAACCGACTCGAAGAAACAGGTGGCGAACTACAAATGAAAGAAACGGAACCCGAGGTAGAGGAACAGAAACGCGGTGCACCGCAGCTGAGCTTCGCCCTGGCCGAActcgtttccaaaaaggcTACGGATCGGGAAAGTCGTCTCGCAGCGGGAGGCGAACACAAAATGACAAAAATCAAGGAAAAAGAGCAGTATAAGAACGAATTCTCCAACATTTGCGTTGATGCGGCGGCCATGGGTCGTCTCACGCGATTGAACGAGCATACTATCGAGGCTGTGGCGTGCGAAAAGACTGCCGAAGAAGCATGGAAGTCGTCGGGGCTGTTGGCCATTCAGTGGCGGTCAAATCATATGTCGGTGATTCACGAAGCAGCTCGTACTGGAGCTGAAACTCGCATGCCCGAAAAGGTTGTTTCCAATTGCCCCGAGCTGGAGGAAGACTGGGATTTGGAAACAGAAAAAATAAGCGCACGAATGCAGCAGCTGTTGGAGCTAAATGGACGAGTCGGTGAAGGGCAGCACAAAGTCGACAAACTTGTCCTTGGTCGTaaggaagaaaacgaaggtGGTGAATCAATGATCGTTAAACCAATGGTTTGCTACTCCAATATCGAGGATGTTAAGTTGCCGAAAAAGCGACCCCCGCGGATTGATCCGGAAAAGTACAAAGAACGATTGAAGAAAGATATGGAAGAAGCAGTTCTGAAGCATCGTCCTTTGCAATCCATCAGCCATGACGTGGCTGAAAAGGCCTGGGAGCGTCGTATGCGACTGGATCGTCCCGGTGGGATGCCTAAGATTCTAGAAAAGTGCCCGTGTCCGTACTGTGTAGACCCAAGTCCCTACCAAACGTACGCGTACCGGGTAAAGCACGATAAGCGCATAGAGGAAGGTTACGAAAGTGTatcttcggaagaagagcgaCGGCAAAAACGTGAAGAGCGTCGTCTTGCACGACGCAAGACTCAGCCTCCCCCGACAGCGGAACCGATTGATAGGGAGAACCCCGACGAGCAAGGCCGCTCCGGTACCACGACGAGCCCAGACGAGGTTGGCGGTGGGTCTTTGCCCCGCAAGAGAAAACCGCGCCCCAAGAAGACCAAATCGACGGAGAGCCAAGCGACAGAAGGAACCTCTTTTATCCCTCCGCCGTCATCAAAGGGTCCTTCAGCGGAAAACCCTGCTATTGTTAAAGATGGCGGTTGCGCTTGCGTAATTTTGTAG
- a CDS encoding predicted protein, with protein sequence MSTMQCWLAILLNLSTLVSAFVPALPNNVAVVCTKVNLFNAISKPQTPKVQVPEDFEIPEPRPLSVTEGTDVSKLLKNSLGLVVRLGTGAFVLGWQIDDLFYKGEEYSLKLGPLSLRDSSSVLADAPRPSKPLIVYEYDASPYCKRVREMVNILDLTVEYRPCPGARQGAFSEKLFKQTGRRTVPFLVDPNKGVEMFDSNTIINYLVDTYGPAREVFDRKALWPVTAEGFAVSTATTTAVLAGMPGAQRQKNARPDNENMQPLEFWAYECSPFCRPVKEKLCSLCLPHTLVSCSRGSANRDRMVEKTGRFQVPYLVDPNTGVDMFEGAAMVDYLDKVYTIKD encoded by the coding sequence ATGTCGACTATGCAATGCTGGTTGGCGATCCTTCTCAACTTGTCAACTTTAGTGTCAGCATTCGTTCCTGCACTACCAAACAACGTTGCAGTGGTCTGTACAAAGGTGAATCTGTTCAACGCAATTTCGAAACCCCAAACGCCCAAAGTTCAGGTGCCCGAAGACTTTGAAATTCCCGAGCCCCGCCCATTATCGGTAACGGAGGGAACTGACGTAAGCAAGCTTCTTAAAAATTCTCTTGGACTAGTTGTGCGTTTGGGGACAGGGGCGTTCGTCCTCGGGTGGCAGATTGACGATCTGTTCTACAAGGGTGAGGAGTATTCTCTTAAACTGGGACCCCTTTCCTTGCGTGATTCGAGCTCGGTGCTAGCCGACGCCCCGCGTCCTTCCAAGCCTTTGATCGTTTACGAATACGATGCCTCTCCGTACTGTAAACGTGTCAGAGAAATGGTGAATATATTGGATTTAACCGTCGAGTATCGTCCATGCCCTGGTGCGCGACAAGGAGCCTTTTCAGAAAAGCTTTTCAAGCAGACAGGCCGCAGGACTGTACCCTTCCTGGTGGACCCAAACAAAGGGGTCGAAATGTTTGATAGCAACACTATCATCAACTATTTGGTGGACACGTACGGTCCAGCACGGGAAGTTTTTGATCGCAAAGCACTATGGCCAGTCACTGCGGAAGGTTTTGCCGTGAGTACAGCCACTACGACCGCCGTCTTGGCCGGCATGCCGGGAgctcaaagacaaaaaaATGCCCGGCCCGACAATGAAAACATGCAGCCGCTCGAATTTTGGGCTTATGAATGTTCACCCTTTTGTCGACCCGTCAAAGAAAAGCTCTGTAGCTTGTGCCTCCCTCACACGCTTGTGAGCTGTTCGCGAGGTTCTGCGAATCGAGATCGAATGGTAGAAAAAACAGGCCGCTTCCAAGTACCTTACCTTGTGGATCCGAATACAGGCGTGGACATGTTTGAAGGTGCGGCCATGGTGGATTACCTCGACAAAGTCTACACTATAAAAGATTAG
- a CDS encoding predicted protein, translating into MAHRALVEGCSDHIVHISPAGVCAAVRSRRVSRCGISPVRYAAPAPPTGGTRHVAVPLSNRDPPSPCVVVPCCWLRYLQFSISYSGSHSLVSCIYLLDCILYCVSLGCIALPRTYVSSVTAIDMHETDESVPTSTPSALLASLTGEGDEATSDDLFGSVPDETNTAAPTPPPLASLWQSGLLSTDTDNPNDDDNHANDLFASVDAEQREREEQQRKEEQQRRKSRRGTATTRRGTEQQEQQQRQESQRLQDQMQSVNLNSSVATSHPHPHGPSSAYSHTPAVPDTHNAQGYPYHSQPQQHFQHHSPPVPYIHTQPPSYAHEQSASGVNNHPRPVAEGFYRDHDPRSAPSAPLPPPSNTYGGTGHVGNRPVYRASPPIAGGGIGPPTTARPAQLPTLYPPHAPRMVVTQPPPVVPVYAKILVTDPLWLQSAARFLGGAPFWSYQIVAQLLPPGDVNPQVSAGHWQVRRRFRHVVALEDRLRQECPGAILPPRPDKHAARAIEEASTQQSAEFALLRTAELQVYLNQLITHPIVARSHTLRLFLSLQDDLGTAWPECSNNALTRLANASVGAAVKVSEQTSERLQEHGEDDAELLALQSAESVRMGAVMQAVPKLEGAVTLLREGAELSGGVGMEMSRLAKEVVNTDRELSQPIDLLSSGLLRSSRRSKRTALELSAALNAFTHQYKTCRYVRMALQDRRHAIQKRYKERSRADQRASQFYAQQRNAAYGQQPYGQQSHLYNGMDPMDAVRMDAMATDTVQECEEIGQRLKSEINRVAYDRRTTWNQSVKVMASAMKEGLSERVAIWESVQQSFLQAFPEYDPEQNQQGSRT; encoded by the exons ATGGCTCACAGAGCCCTCGTAGAGGGTTGTTCCGACCACATCGTGCACATTTCTCCCGCAGGAGTGTGTGCTGCCGTTC GATCGCGTCGTGTGTCTCGGTGTGGGATCTCTCCCGTACGGTACGCGGCCCCCGCCCCGCCTACGGGCGGCACCCGCCACGTTGCCGTTCCTCTATCGAATCGTGACCCCCCGTCCCCGTGTGTTGTTGTTCCTTGCTGTTGGTTACGGTACCTGCAGTTCTCCATATCCTACTCCGGTTCCCATTCACTTGTCAGTTGTATTTACT TATTGGATTGCATATTGTATTGTGTATCGCTCGGTTGTATTGCACTGCCCCGTACATACGTATCTTCCGTAACCGCGATCGACATGCACGAGACGGACGAGTCCGTCCCGACGTCGACGCCGAGTGCGCTACTCGCGTCTCTCACGGGCGAAGGTGACGAAGCGACGTCGGACGATTTGTTCGGCAGTGTCCCCGACGAAACGAATACGGCGGCCCCCacgccgccaccgttggCCTCGTTGTGGCAGTCGGGATTGTTGTCGACCGATACGGACAACCCtaacgatgacgacaatcACGCCAATGATCTCTTTGCTTCCGTGGATGCGGAACAGCGAGAACGAGAAGAACAGCAACGAAAGGAAGAGCAGCAACGAAGGAAGAGCAGAAGAggaacagcaacgacaagaaGAGGAAC agaACAGCAggagcaacaacaacgacaagaaaGTCAAAGGCTCCAGGACCAAATGCAGTCGGTCAACTTGAACAGTAGCGTAGCTACGAGTCATCCACACCCGCACGGACCATCCTCTGCGTATTCCCACACTCCGGCTGTTCCGGACACGCACAATGCACAAGGATATCCATACCATTCACAACCGCAACAACATTTCCAACACCACTCTCCTCCCGTGCCCTACATTCACACGCAGCCCCCCTCGTACGCCCACGAGCAGTCCGCGTCCGGCGTCAACAATCACCCACGTCCCGTGGCTGAGGGTTTTTATCGAGACCACGATCCCCGTTCCGCCCCGTCCGCACCCTTGCCGCCGCCTTCAAATACTTACGGAGGGACGGGACACGTCGGTAACAGACCCGTGTATCGTGCGTCACCACCAATCGCTGGCGGCGGCATCGGACCCCCGACCACGGCACGCCCTGCACAACTCCCCACTCTGTATCCTCCGCACGCCCCACGAATGGTCGTCACGCAACCACCACCGGTCGTACCGGTGTACGCCAAAATACTCGTTACCGACCCACTCTGGTTGCAATCCGCAGCGCGCTTCTTGGGGGGTGCCCCCTTTTGGAGTTACCAAATTGTGGCGCAGCTGCTCCCTCCCGGGGACGTCAATCCGCAGGTCTCTGCAGGGCACTGGCAAGTGAGACGTCGCTTTCGACACGTCGTCGCCTTGGAAGATCGCCTCCGCCAAGAATGCCCCGGGGCTATCTTGCCCCCACG TCCCGACAAACACGCCGCGCGCGCCATTGAAGAAGCCTCCACCCAACAATCGGCCGAATTCGCCTTGCTCCGGACGGCCGAGCTCCAAGTCTATCTCAATCAGCTAATTACTCATCCAATCGTCGCGCGCTCCCATACCCTCCGTCTCTTTTTGTCGCTTCAGGACGATCTCGGCACGGCTTGGCCggaatgttccaacaacgcGTTGACGCGCCTCGCCAACGCCAGTGTCGGAGCCGCCGTCAAGGTATCGGAACAGACCTCGGAACGCTTACAGGAACACGGGGAGGACGACGCCGAACTACTCGCCCTGCAGAGTGCCGAATCGGTGCGCATGGGTGCCGTCATGCAAGCCGTCCCCAAGCTCGAAGGCGCCGTCACACTCTTGCGCGAAGGCGCCGAACTCTCCGGTGGCGTCGGGATGGAAATGTCCCGGCTCGCCAAGGAAGTCGTCAACACGGACCGGGAGTTATCCCAACCCATTGATTTACTGAGCAGCGGTTTGTTGCGGTCCTCGCGCCGCTCGAAACGCACGGCGTTGGAGTTGTCGGCTGCCCTCAACGCGTTTACGCACCAGTACAAGACGTGTCGGTACGTTCGCATGGCCTTGCAGGATCGGCGTCACGCAATTCAGAAACGATACAAGGAACGGTCACGGGCGGATCAGCGCGCGTCGCAATTTTATGCGCAACAACGCAACGCGGCCTACGGACAACAACCCTACGGGCAACAATCACACCTTTACAATGGTATGGATCCCATGGATGCCGTCCGGATGGACGCCATGGCCACCGATACCGTTCAGGAATGTGAGGAAATCGGTCAACGACTCAAGTCCGAAATCAATCGTGTAGCGTACGATCGACGCACAACTTGGAACCAGTCCGTCAAGGTCATGGCGAGCGCCATGAAGGAAGGTCTGAGCGAGCGGGTTGCGATTTGGGAATCCGTACAGCAATCGTTTTTGCAAGCCTTTCCCGAATACGATCCGGAGCAGAACCAGCAGGGGAGCCGAACCTAG
- a CDS encoding predicted protein — protein sequence MKLTWPILCVCFMVYRPSLGQDARTQVPSDEPIAAPGSIPSRTPIISAVPSSSFAPSQTPFATPRPTQPPSPQGAPCSLQTCWTFDSMQNLAAAIMTDFWTREKFCLCPFDFRSAEACTGVRVDTIFIENGRNVHVTCASTELDSCLMGCSRLAFEIQRGSSLSLTGISFTGGRLFSRVLVSGGAILTGNNLKFFDTSVTDLPSRRDLVGEVIEKIGSRSLQAANGNGAGILSFGELHLQDTVFERCVAAKAGGGIFSAGLVNMTFSRFWDNTAARGGALYAERGEVVLREIIVGEPTSSLVSTNPRNSIYLEGNVLIRCSSLGIGGILKDTCLTSGVGFRDHTKLAVVLALTLGALL from the exons ATGAAGCTTACTTGGCCCATACTCTGTGTGTGTTTTATGGTTTACCGCCCATCGCTTGGACAGGATGCTAGGACTCAAGTGCCCAGTGATGAACCGATCGCCGCTCCTGGCTCGATTCCTAGTAGAACTCCGATAATTTCGGCGGTACCCAGCTCTAGTTTTGCTCCAAGCCAGACTCCATTCGCAACACCAAGGCCGACGCAGCCGCCGAGTCCCCAGGGGGCACCTTGCTCGCTCCAGACATGCTGGACCTTTGATTCTATGCAAAACTTGGCCGCAGCTATCATGACCGATTTTTGGACTCGAGAAAAATTCTGCTTGTGCCCTTTTGACTTTCGTTCCGCAGAAGCCTGTACAGGAGTTCGTGTTGATACGATTTTTATCGAAAACGGTCGGAATGTGCATGTAACCTGTGCGTCCACTGAATTAGATTCGTGCTTGATGGGTTGCAGTCGCTTGGCGTTCGAGATTCAGCGAGGAAGTTCGCTCTCGTTAACCGGTATTAGCTTCACTGGTGGACGTTTATTTTCGAGGGTGCTTGTCTCGGGTGGCGCAATCCTGACTGGAAACAACCTCAAGTTTTTCGA TACAAGCGTCACAGATCTACCGTCTCGACGAGATTTAGTGGGCGAGGTCATAGAAAAGATAGGGTCACGTTCACTGCAGGCAGCCAATGGCAACGGTGCTGGAATTCTGAGCTTCGGAGAATTGCATTTGCAGGACACAGTATTTGAGCGTTGCGTAGCTGCAAAGGCTGGGGGAGGCATCTTTTCCGCCGGTTTGGTCAACATGACTTTCAGTAGATTCTGGGACAATACAGCTGCTAGAGGTGGCGCTTTGTACGCAGAACGTGGTGAAGTGGTGTTGAGAGAAATAATTGTTGGAGAGCCGACTAGTTCACTGGTATCCACAAATCCGCGGAATTCCATTTATCTGGAAGGTAATGTTTTAATCCGCTGCAGTAGCTTGGGCATAGGCGGAATCTTAAAGGACACGTGCCTCACGTCAGGGGTCGGATTCAGGGATCATACAAAACTGGCGGTAGTTTTAGCTCTCACACTCGGTGCCCTACTCTAG